TCAACGCGAGCGCGTCCGCCTCGCGCCCCTTGCCGACGAGATAGGGCGCCTCGCATTCCTCCGGCTCGTAGCGAAGCGCGACCGCGAGGTGCGTGGGGTTGACGACCACGACACTCGCCTTGCCCACCCCACGCGCCGGCCCCCCCGCCGCCCATTGTCGATGGAGCGCCCGTCGCTGGCTCTTGTGATGGGGATCTCCCTCGCTCTCCTTGTGCTCGCGCTTCACCTCCTCGCGAGTCATCATCAAGTCCTTCAGGTGCCTCCGGCGCGCGAGCACGTAGTCCCCCACGCCCAGGACCACGAGCACCCAGACGAGCCGCAACACGAGAGGCTCCAACCGCTTCACGCCGTGCTCCAGGCCCAACGTGCCCGTCAGCCAGACGGAGCGCAGCACATCCGGCCCCGCCTCCACGGCCTCGCGCCACACCAGCCACCCCACTCCCACCGCCACGAGCAGCGCCTTGCCCAGCTCGATGAGCGGCCTCACGCCGAGGAGTTTCTTCAACCCCGCCAGGGGATTGACGCGCTCCCATTTCGGCACCACATGGTCCGCGTTCATCTCGAGCCCCACCGTGGCCACGGACACCACCAGGGAGGCCAGCCAGGCGCACCCGAGCGGAGGACCCACCAGGAGCAGCAGCAGGACTCCCGCCTCCTCGAGTGCACCCGCGGACTCCTGGTGCAGCATCAACCGGGCCGTCCACGCCTTCAGCCGGGTGAAGCCCAGGGGGGCCACGACCGACAAGGCCCAGAAGCCTCCCAGGGTCACCACGCTGGAGGACAGCAGGCGGCTGCGCGGAATCCGCCCCTGCCGGCGCGCCTCGCGCAGACGCTTCGCGGAGGGCTGCTCCGTCTTCCCGCTCACCGCGCCACCTCCGCCAGTTGGAACAAGGCGTCCTCCACTTCGAGGAAACCCGCGAGCAGCCGCTCACAGAACAGCCCCACGCCCAGCCACAGCAGAGCGCCTCCCGCGAGGATGCGCAGGGGCGCGCCCATGTCCTGGAGATTCACCTGGGGCGCGGCACGCGATACGAGACCCACCAGGCAATCCACCGCCATCACCGCCGCGGCCACCGGCGCCCCAACCGCCAGGCCCGTGGCCATGGCCCCTCCCGCGAGCCCCACGACACGCAGCACCGCCCCCTCCCCGGGCACATACGCGCCCAAGGGCACCCAGCCAAAGCCCCGCACCAGCCCCGACAGCACCACGGGCATGAGCCCTCCCGTGATCACCAGCCCCACGAGCAGCGGGTGGAGCGCGTCTCCCGTGGCCGATTCGCGAGACCCCGTGACAGGCAGGCTCGCCTCCGCGGAGGTGCCTCGGAACAGGTCGATGAAACGACCCCCCATCCGCGCCGCGTCGAAGGGCAGCGCCGCGACCAGTCCCAGCGACACCCCATAGGTCAGCTCCTTCATCGTCAGCGCGGCCAGGTGCACGGGCGACGTCACGGGTGTGGACAGGGACACCCCCGCCTCCAAATGAAGGAAGAGGGCGAGGCTCAGCACCAGCGCGAGCTTCACCGTCGTCGGAGCCGCCTGTCCTCCCAGCAGCGGACAGAGGAAGGCCACCGGCAGCAGTCGCGCGGCGCACAACGCCACCGCCACCACGTCTGGCCCCCAGGACGCGAACCATCCCCCAAGCAGTTCCCACCTCATCCGCCCACCTCCGCGATGAAGCCCAGGACCTGATGCGTGAAGAGCGTGAGCTGACCGGCGATCCACGGCCCGGCCACCACCAGGGCCAGCACCGCCGCGCACAGCTTGGGCACCACCGTGAGCGTGCTCTCCTGCAACTGCGTGGTGGCCTGGAAGAGACTCATCAGGAAGCCCACCACCAGGCTCGCGCCAATGGGTGGCAGGGACGCGAGCACCATCAGGAGGAGGGCCTCCCGTCCCAGGGAAAGCAACATGTCCTGGGTCATGACATCACCGGTAGCCGAGGATGAGGCCGCGCGCGAGCAGCGACCAACCATCCACCGCGACGAAGAGGAGGATCTTGAAGGGCAGGCTCACCTGGCTGGGCGACAGGGACTGCATTCCCAGGGCGAGCAGGACGTTGGCGACGACCATGTCCAGCACCAGGAACGGAAGGAAGACGAGGAAGCCGATTTGAAACGCCTCCTTCAGCTCGGTGAGGACGAAGGCGGGAATGACCACGAACAGGCTCTCTTCGTGGACCTGCTCCGCCTCCTCGGGTGGGCGCAGCTCACGCGCCAGGTCCACCAGCCGAGCGCGTTCCTCCGGACTGCCGTGCTTGACCAGGAAGGCACGCAGCGGCTCGGTCACCCTCCCCGCGGCATCGAGGAGCCTCGCGCCAGAGCCCACGTCCTCGTAGACGGCCTGCCCCGCGTCGTACATGCGCTCCACGACGGGCGCCATGATGTGCCCCGACAACACCGCGGCGAGCCCCGTGAGCACGAGGGTGGGCGGGGCTTGCTGCGTCCCCATGGCCGAGCGCGCCAGGGACAGCACCACGGCGATCTTCGAGAAGCTCGTCAGCATCAACACCGCGAAGGGCAGCAGGGACATCACCGCCAGCATCCCCATCATCGACAGCGGTGTGCCCGCGAAGGACATCTGCGACAGGGAGGGCTCCGCCGCCGAGGCGAGTCCGGGCATGAGCAACCCCCCCACCAGCCACGCGCTTCTCATGACAGGGGCTCCTCGACCGCGGCATCAGCCACCACGCGTCGGCGCGACCGGGACTTCACGCGCACGGATGCTCGTGCCGGACGGATCTCCGCGAAGGAATCGCCGAACACCACGAAGTAGCGGCTCCCTTCCACCTCCACCAACGCCAGCCCACAGCGCTGCGACAAGCCGGTCCGGGACACCACCCGCAGCGGCTCGGTGCGCGAGAACCCATCCCCGGCACGTCCGCGGTACATCAGCCACCCGCCCAGAACCGCCAGGGCCAGGCCGCCCAACAACGCCCGCGACAGCGAGGTCACGGGCGCCGCGCTCCCCTGCGCCACTGCCGCCAGGCCCAGCACGAGCCCGAGCGCCAGAAGCAACCGGGTACGCGGCGACACGGAGGTCCACCAGGTCTTCATCGGCGCGCTCACGGCAGCAGGCAGAGGATGCGGGCACCGACCTCGCCCTCGATGTCCACCAACTCCGCCCGGGCCACCGCCCGGTCCCCCACGCGCAGCAGCACGGGCTCGCTGGCGCTGACGCGCAACGGCAGCAATGCCCCCGGCTTCAACGCCGCGAGCTCCGAGAGCGACATCGTCATCCGCGCCAGCTCGATCTCCACATCCACCGGCAGCGGGGGAAGGCCCTCGCTCCGCTCATGCACCCCGGTCACCATGTCCGACTCCTGGAGAAGTCCGCGTCCCTCGACGCGGTTCAACGTGAAACCCTCGGGGGCGAAGTCCCCCCCACATTCCAAGCCACGCAACAGCAGCCGCCCGGGACCACACAGACTCGTGCCCGACCAGCACAGCCCCGCGAACAGGATGACGTCCCCCACTCCCAACGTGGCCAACGCCTCGCGCGACAGGGAGGAACACCCCACCCGGCAATGAGCGGCCAGCCGCGCCGCCAGCACCTCGGGCGCGATCGATTCGTCACGCTCCACCGGCAGATCGTTCAGGGCGCTCTCGATGCTCCTGGCCGGAACCACCAACCGCCCCCCCGCGGTCGTCTGCCCCACCGTCACACTCAGTTCCACGCCCAGGTAGCGCTGCCGGGCATCCAGACGCGCCAGCGCCTCCGCGCGATTCACCGTCACCCCGGTGAGACGCGGACTGAAGCGCCCCTGCAACTCCCCCTGGCCCCGCAGCGCGGACAACACCGACAGTCCCACGAAGGCGAAGGAGGCCTCCTCCAGGCGCGTCAGCCCCGTGAGGGGAGTCCGCTTCGTCGTCCCCCCTGACAGACGATCCAGGACGGCGAAGAGCACGGGCGGCTCCAGTTCCAGCACCGCCGTGCCTCCCGTGGCCGACAAGTCCACCAGCGCGAATGCCGCCGTGTGCGCCAGCCCCGTCGCCGGCATCACCACCGCCTCCAGCACCCGCGCCTCCACCTGGACCGGGCAGCCCAGCTCCCGGCTCAGCACGTCGCAGACTCCCCGCATGGCCTGCCGCGCGAAGCGCACGGCCTGGGGACGCTCCTGGAGCGTCACGTGAGCACGAGACAGACGGCGGGTGCCGAGCCGACGCAGCCCCATCGGCTTCAAGGTCGTGGACTGGGTATGGATTCCAGGGGGACTTCGCATGATTCACTCCGTGCCGCGAACGGGCCTCTCTCTTTCAGCGCCCGTGCCAGAACCCAGGCTCGTGAAATCACCCGTTTGGAGGGCGGGAGCCTCTCGAAACGGGACGAGCCGTCTCACCGCGTGGCTTCGCGGATGAGCCGCTCGGCCAACGCACACACCTGCTCGGTGGCCTCGGGCCCCGAGCGCTCCAACTGGAGCGAGGGAAAGAGGCTGCGGTGGTAGGGAGGCAGCCGCCGGAAGATTTCCCGCCGCAACGCCTCGGGCGCCGTCTCCATCACTCCGCGCAGCCGGGCCGCGGCATCCGGCCGCACACCGAACTCCACCGCCACCCGGGCCTGTCTCCTCGCGGACGAGAGCGCGGCGAACCCCGCCAGGTAGCCCCGGGCCCGCACCGCGTCGGACTCCCTCAAGCCCTCGAACAGCTCCGCTGCCCGCTCCCGGCCCCACACCAGCGCCACCAGCGCCATCGCCTCCAGGGGTAACGAGGCCGGGCAACCCGGC
This genomic interval from Cystobacter ferrugineus contains the following:
- a CDS encoding EscU/YscU/HrcU family type III secretion system export apparatus switch protein; protein product: MSGKTEQPSAKRLREARRQGRIPRSRLLSSSVVTLGGFWALSVVAPLGFTRLKAWTARLMLHQESAGALEEAGVLLLLLVGPPLGCAWLASLVVSVATVGLEMNADHVVPKWERVNPLAGLKKLLGVRPLIELGKALLVAVGVGWLVWREAVEAGPDVLRSVWLTGTLGLEHGVKRLEPLVLRLVWVLVVLGVGDYVLARRRHLKDLMMTREEVKREHKESEGDPHHKSQRRALHRQWAAGGPARGVGKASVVVVNPTHLAVALRYEPEECEAPYLVGKGREADALALRREAERLGIPVVRDVPLARSLVHYDVGEEIPEELYQAAAAVLRVAREP
- a CDS encoding EscT/YscT/HrcT family type III secretion system export apparatus protein — translated: MRWELLGGWFASWGPDVVAVALCAARLLPVAFLCPLLGGQAAPTTVKLALVLSLALFLHLEAGVSLSTPVTSPVHLAALTMKELTYGVSLGLVAALPFDAARMGGRFIDLFRGTSAEASLPVTGSRESATGDALHPLLVGLVITGGLMPVVLSGLVRGFGWVPLGAYVPGEGAVLRVVGLAGGAMATGLAVGAPVAAAVMAVDCLVGLVSRAAPQVNLQDMGAPLRILAGGALLWLGVGLFCERLLAGFLEVEDALFQLAEVAR
- a CDS encoding flagellar biosynthetic protein FliQ — encoded protein: MTQDMLLSLGREALLLMVLASLPPIGASLVVGFLMSLFQATTQLQESTLTVVPKLCAAVLALVVAGPWIAGQLTLFTHQVLGFIAEVGG
- the sctR gene encoding type III secretion system export apparatus subunit SctR codes for the protein MRSAWLVGGLLMPGLASAAEPSLSQMSFAGTPLSMMGMLAVMSLLPFAVLMLTSFSKIAVVLSLARSAMGTQQAPPTLVLTGLAAVLSGHIMAPVVERMYDAGQAVYEDVGSGARLLDAAGRVTEPLRAFLVKHGSPEERARLVDLARELRPPEEAEQVHEESLFVVIPAFVLTELKEAFQIGFLVFLPFLVLDMVVANVLLALGMQSLSPSQVSLPFKILLFVAVDGWSLLARGLILGYR
- a CDS encoding flagellar biosynthetic protein FliO, encoding MKTWWTSVSPRTRLLLALGLVLGLAAVAQGSAAPVTSLSRALLGGLALAVLGGWLMYRGRAGDGFSRTEPLRVVSRTGLSQRCGLALVEVEGSRYFVVFGDSFAEIRPARASVRVKSRSRRRVVADAAVEEPLS
- a CDS encoding FliM/FliN family flagellar motor switch protein, with the protein product MRSPPGIHTQSTTLKPMGLRRLGTRRLSRAHVTLQERPQAVRFARQAMRGVCDVLSRELGCPVQVEARVLEAVVMPATGLAHTAAFALVDLSATGGTAVLELEPPVLFAVLDRLSGGTTKRTPLTGLTRLEEASFAFVGLSVLSALRGQGELQGRFSPRLTGVTVNRAEALARLDARQRYLGVELSVTVGQTTAGGRLVVPARSIESALNDLPVERDESIAPEVLAARLAAHCRVGCSSLSREALATLGVGDVILFAGLCWSGTSLCGPGRLLLRGLECGGDFAPEGFTLNRVEGRGLLQESDMVTGVHERSEGLPPLPVDVEIELARMTMSLSELAALKPGALLPLRVSASEPVLLRVGDRAVARAELVDIEGEVGARILCLLP